The DNA segment GCGCCAGTACACATGACACTCGCTCACCAGCCCGCCACTAAAAAGTGCGAACACCTCGATCCCGAATCCCTGTTCACCCACCAGGCGACGACTGACCAGAGATCGCCGACCCTCAGCATCATGTCCCAGCTGCCAACTGTCCTGAACAGGCATTTCGCGCCCGTCACAACTGTAGTGATAGCGCCCCTGGGCAAGGGTAGCGTTCAAGCGCATGCAGATTTCCTCCCTGCGCACAGAAAACACCGGACCGGTGGTTCACTATCAAAAAGTATTACACATGGACGGGAAATCACGCCGGGTTTGGCGCTAATTTAAACTAAAGTGTTATCCCTCTGGCAAAGACGCTCCCGCTGCGACTGCCCGAGCGGGATGGTGAGTGGGCAGGGATTTACCCGGCAAGTGTCATCGCTGGATTCAGGCACCCTGGGTCCGCCGCCGGTGTTGCCAACAGGGGTTTTGAGATACCGGCAATCCCGCACCGGTGCCCCGCGATTAGAAAACACCCACCGAAGCGTTGGAAAAGACCGGTTGGACTGCCCGGATACACAGGCGCAATATCAGGCCACAGCCACCTGGGTTGCCCGGTGGGTGACCCATTTCATAAAGTTGCCACTCTGGCGGATATCATAGACTTCACTGCCGAGCAGGTCATTGACAACCAGCGCACCACGCCAGGCAGACAAGCTCAATTGGGGCTCTGCAATGCCGTGGCTGGTTCGTCCGGTACCCAGAAAATACAGGCGGCGCTCGCTGGAATCCCCAATGAGCTTTGCCGCAAAAGCATCGTCCAGCAAGAGATGCCCCGCCTCATCCCGGGGGATGCGCTCCTGCAGGGGGGCCAGACACGGCGGCAGGGCTTCACGCAGGCCAGTGCATAAAATCACAATATCCGCATTGAGCCACTCGCTACCGTCGGCCTCCCCCAACAGGTTATTTTCCAGTTGCAACTGGTAATCGCCGCGGCAGGAGAGGCCCACAAGTGCCCGGTTGGGCAACAGTGCCACGCGCCCCAAATCCCCTTCGATATGCGCCAGACGGTAGAACAATCGATAGAGTTCTGTGAGCGTTGCCGGAGAAATGCCGTCCGAAGCCAGTTTCTGGTCCGCAATGATTTCCTCGCGGCGGCGCGGGCTGAGCTGGCGGAAAACATCCACATATTCGGGGGTAAACCAGTCGTTGGTAAATGGCGTTTCATCCAGTGGCAGGTAATTGCTGCGGCGGGATGCCCAGACCACCTGCCGCGGGCAACCCCAGTGTCCACCCAGCAGATTAATCACCACTTCGGCACCGGTCTGACCGCCACCGACCACCGCAACACGCTTGTCGCTCACATCGGGATTGCGCAGGGCAATTTCCAGGGCGTGGAAGCAGTTGTCCGAAAGAAGAGGTCGGCAACACTGCGGAATATTGGGGGTTTTTCCCGCGGCCACACACAGGTTCCTCGCACGCACCCGCTCCCGGCCGTGAGGGCCGTGTACATCCAGCTCAAAAAATGCGCCGCGGTCGAGGACACTCTGCACCCGACTGCTCATTTGCACCGAATCCAGGCGGCGTGCAGCCCAGCTGAGGTAGTCGGCGAATTCCCGACGACTCACAGTGCGTTGCTCAGCATGGAGAAAATCGTAAAAGCGCTTTTTTTCCACCAGATACGCGAGAAAACTGCAGGGATTGGTGGGGTCCACCGGGGTCACTAGGTCCTTTAAAAAAGAGGTCTGCATCATCACCCCCGGCAGCATCAGCCCAGGGTGCCAGGAAAACTCTACCTTGGCTTCAAAGAAGCGGTGCGCCAGTGATTTTTCCCGTATCAGAGCGGCAACAGCGAGGTTAAATGGGCCGGCACCAATACCGGCGAGATCGAGAACATCGCTCATAATTAAGCCTCTTCAGAGGAAAGGGTTTCTGATTGGGGTTCGATTTGCCCGGGCTGCTGTTCTGCCAGCCACAGGGGGTTGTGCAGGTCACCACCGACGATGGGTACCGGACGCTCTGCGCTGTCGCCATAGCCCTGGCGCAGGCGCACGCGATTGATACAGACGCGTTCAAACCGCTGACGGAAGAGATTGAACTGAGAAAAGCGCTCAGCCATTTGCGGTGCATTTTTCACGGCGGATTTTTGATAGCGACGCAGAACCCGGGCCAGCACCCCATAGAAATCCAGCTCGCACAAACCGACCTCCACTGCCAGTTGTGCCGACAAATAGCGCAGTACCGTCACAAAATGTCCGGTGAAGAGGTCGTGCACAATATGACTCGGGGGCAGTTGATCGAGCACTGCCCCAGCCTGCGCAGGCAGCTCCCGGCGATCGGGAAAGTCGCCCTGTGCCAGGCGCAAATCACCCTGAAAATCCTTTAGCAGAACCCGCACGACTCGATTGTCGCGGAGTACAAGTGTGAGGTTTTGCGCATGCGCCACCAGGCCAATCCCATAGCGGCTGAGCAGATGATAGAGCGGCACTACCGTGGCATCAAAGAGCTGCGCCAGCCACGCCTGCACCGGCAGTCCGGACGCTTCAATGAGAGCGACCGCCACAGAGTTGCCGCTGCCATCTTTCTGTAACAGGGCGGCCATCAGCAGGTGGCGCTCACCCCGCTCGCACAGACCCGCCGGGCTCTGCCTCCAGGTCACACCCAACAGTTCGCGGTAGCGGTAGGGCGTACCTGCGATCTGCTCGTGGTGTATGTGCGGTACATGTAGCCCCGCCACTTCCTGTAAAATACCGGTACCGCGCGTGCGCAGTGTTGTATCGCGCTCGCAAAGCCGCTGCATCCATTCACTGAGTGCCGGCCCAAAATGCATGTATTTACCGGGAATACCGCGAAAACAGGAGGTGTTCAACACGGTCAGCGGTAGCTTGATGTGCAGCGCCTGTGGGCGCGACAGGTTCGACAGAGTACGCAGCGATACCTGGGGCAGGTATTCATCACCGAATGCTCCCAGCAACACCAGATCACCACAGCTGATGAGGTGGGCATAGTGCTGGCGGATATGGTGTTGCCACTGCCAGGGGTGTACCGGCAGAGGTAAAAACGCCTGCCAGTCAATGCCTTTATCCCGCCTTGTGGCCTCCAGGGACTGGAGCTGCTCTGTATTCAAACTCTCGGCCAGCAACTGCTGCCAGCCCCAGGCCCGGCTGCTGTCAGTGATCGCCTGCGCACGCCTGACTGCCAGCCACAGAAGACGCACGCCTTTCGCGGACTCGGTAGCGTAGAGATTGAATTCCTGCGCGCCCCAACCAATCCGCCCTTTATTGACCATGGCCTTGGGGTGGCCATCCAGCAGGCACTGCAACTGTTCATCCGGTAGTTGCGCCAGCGTTTCCGCCCTGAGGCCTTCACGCTTTTCCAACAGGGCGACATCGGCCACCAGGGTATTGGCCAACTCTTGCAGTAAGTTACCCAGGGTACTGGGTGTGGCCTCCAGGTCCCCGGCAGCATCGATAAAGAACTGGGCTGCATCTTCGGCGGGGGCGCGCTGGCCATTGTACTCGCGCTCGATACTTTCACACTCGATCAGGAGCCAGTCCCAGATGGTCAACCAGGCCTGGAAGTGGTATTGCACCCCTGAGATCAATTGGACACTGTACCTACCCTCAGGCAGGGGCTCTGCCACCAGTGCCTGCTCATAGCACAACTCCGCCAGTGACTTTACCAGCAGAGCGCGATTGGCCTGTTTCCAGTAAGCGTCCCTGCCCTTCATACGCCCCCCATACTCTGAAAAAACATCCCCCTCTTACACAGCACCAATGCCGCGCGCTTGTGGGGAAAATCAAATTCCCTGATCTTTTGCCAGCCAAACATGCCGTCGAAATATCTCAGCATCGCAACGTGGTCGGCCCTGGGCTCGCCCACCAGCGCCTGTGTGCGGCTGTCATCCAGAAACAGAAAGTGGGAAACACCATTGAACCAGGCGCGGGTAAAGTGGCTGCCCAGAAAACGCCGGTCTCCCACCAGCAAATGGGCACCGCGATCAAAGAGCTGTGCGCCACAATGCGGCGCAATACGATCCTCATAAGCCCAGTAGACTTCAAAATATCCAAAAGGCATATCGTCAAAGCTGGCAATCAGGGGATATTTGTGCGGGTCCTGAATCACCGTTTCGATATAGCGCTGTTGCTTGTCAGTACCTCCCTCCTCTTGCCAGAATCGGGCTACTCGACGCTGATTCATCCATCCGGTAAAAAGCGACAAATCACGTTCCGGGTGCAAAGATCGCAAACTGAAGTCCATGCCCAAAGAGTAAAAGTGCCTGCGATATACCTCTCCATCAACGGGTTCTGGGCGCAGTGGGTGGCGCAGACCCTCGTGATTCTCCACCCACTGCAGCGGAAATCTTCCACCGTTATTACCGCGATACCAAAGTGCCGCACACTGGTAGAAATCCACGCGGGTAATTTCACTGTCCGCAGCGAATGGCACTTTACCGGCTACAAGCACCTCAATCCTCTGCAGGGCCGGGTTCAGGGAAAAGAGCCAGTCAAACCAGGGGTTCAGATCCGGTACAGGCACACCGCCTGTCGGAAGGCTGATCCCGGCGCATTCGTCTCCGGCAATATATGCCACCTGCGCGAATCTACCTGTGCAAAGCTCACAGCGATATCCCGTCTCAAGCGCACACCAAAGGCGCCCATCGACCAATGAGCCACTATGCCCTGTGGGAGGAAACCCGGCCATAACCGCGGGGCTGGTCATACAGTTTTCCTTGTGTTTTCTCCGATCCAGGCTCTCAGCCCTGCGCGGAATCGCGCTGGGTGATATGG comes from the Microbulbifer sp. MI-G genome and includes:
- a CDS encoding lysine N(6)-hydroxylase/L-ornithine N(5)-oxygenase family protein; this translates as MSDVLDLAGIGAGPFNLAVAALIREKSLAHRFFEAKVEFSWHPGLMLPGVMMQTSFLKDLVTPVDPTNPCSFLAYLVEKKRFYDFLHAEQRTVSRREFADYLSWAARRLDSVQMSSRVQSVLDRGAFFELDVHGPHGRERVRARNLCVAAGKTPNIPQCCRPLLSDNCFHALEIALRNPDVSDKRVAVVGGGQTGAEVVINLLGGHWGCPRQVVWASRRSNYLPLDETPFTNDWFTPEYVDVFRQLSPRRREEIIADQKLASDGISPATLTELYRLFYRLAHIEGDLGRVALLPNRALVGLSCRGDYQLQLENNLLGEADGSEWLNADIVILCTGLREALPPCLAPLQERIPRDEAGHLLLDDAFAAKLIGDSSERRLYFLGTGRTSHGIAEPQLSLSAWRGALVVNDLLGSEVYDIRQSGNFMKWVTHRATQVAVA
- a CDS encoding GNAT family N-acetyltransferase, with product MTSPAVMAGFPPTGHSGSLVDGRLWCALETGYRCELCTGRFAQVAYIAGDECAGISLPTGGVPVPDLNPWFDWLFSLNPALQRIEVLVAGKVPFAADSEITRVDFYQCAALWYRGNNGGRFPLQWVENHEGLRHPLRPEPVDGEVYRRHFYSLGMDFSLRSLHPERDLSLFTGWMNQRRVARFWQEEGGTDKQQRYIETVIQDPHKYPLIASFDDMPFGYFEVYWAYEDRIAPHCGAQLFDRGAHLLVGDRRFLGSHFTRAWFNGVSHFLFLDDSRTQALVGEPRADHVAMLRYFDGMFGWQKIREFDFPHKRAALVLCKRGMFFQSMGGV
- a CDS encoding IucA/IucC family protein — encoded protein: MKGRDAYWKQANRALLVKSLAELCYEQALVAEPLPEGRYSVQLISGVQYHFQAWLTIWDWLLIECESIEREYNGQRAPAEDAAQFFIDAAGDLEATPSTLGNLLQELANTLVADVALLEKREGLRAETLAQLPDEQLQCLLDGHPKAMVNKGRIGWGAQEFNLYATESAKGVRLLWLAVRRAQAITDSSRAWGWQQLLAESLNTEQLQSLEATRRDKGIDWQAFLPLPVHPWQWQHHIRQHYAHLISCGDLVLLGAFGDEYLPQVSLRTLSNLSRPQALHIKLPLTVLNTSCFRGIPGKYMHFGPALSEWMQRLCERDTTLRTRGTGILQEVAGLHVPHIHHEQIAGTPYRYRELLGVTWRQSPAGLCERGERHLLMAALLQKDGSGNSVAVALIEASGLPVQAWLAQLFDATVVPLYHLLSRYGIGLVAHAQNLTLVLRDNRVVRVLLKDFQGDLRLAQGDFPDRRELPAQAGAVLDQLPPSHIVHDLFTGHFVTVLRYLSAQLAVEVGLCELDFYGVLARVLRRYQKSAVKNAPQMAERFSQFNLFRQRFERVCINRVRLRQGYGDSAERPVPIVGGDLHNPLWLAEQQPGQIEPQSETLSSEEA